Proteins encoded in a region of the Flavobacterium sp. PMTSA4 genome:
- a CDS encoding regulatory protein RecX — protein sequence MSDSISFSEVQKKLEYYCSYQERCHFEVEQKLYSFELSAAERQQIIVHLIEHNYLNEERFASIFTLSKLHQKSWGIVRIKNELKARKVSDYLITKSLNEISKEEYHKTFNTLAEKHWNTIMERNTLKKRKKFCDYMLRNGWESDLVYKKAKELEQ from the coding sequence ATGTCCGATTCCATCTCTTTTTCAGAAGTTCAAAAAAAACTAGAATATTACTGCAGTTATCAGGAGCGTTGTCATTTTGAAGTAGAACAAAAATTATACTCTTTTGAACTATCGGCTGCCGAGCGTCAGCAAATCATTGTACACCTGATTGAGCACAACTATTTAAACGAGGAACGCTTTGCTTCCATCTTTACGCTGAGCAAACTCCATCAAAAAAGCTGGGGAATTGTGCGTATTAAAAACGAACTCAAAGCACGAAAGGTTTCCGACTACCTGATTACCAAATCGCTCAATGAAATTTCGAAGGAAGAATATCATAAAACTTTCAACACCTTAGCCGAAAAACATTGGAACACTATCATGGAGCGCAACACCTTGAAGAAACGCAAAAAGTTCTGTGATTACATGCTACGCAACGGTTGGGAAAGCGATTTAGTCTATAAGAAAGCCAAAGAATTAGAACAGTAA